From a single Brassica napus cultivar Da-Ae chromosome C9, Da-Ae, whole genome shotgun sequence genomic region:
- the LOC106442262 gene encoding myosin-17-like — protein MPTQEAPVDKVTSVLVKDTEKIFSLTSEVEALQLGVTQENQELLVTCISQNLGFAGGNPVAACLIYKCLLHWRSFELEETNIFDRIIQTIASAIEVPDNNQVLAYWLSNSTMLLKLLQHTFTSAAIPESRGCMGGGVVSSLDRQMQVEAKYPATLFKQQLIGFLEKMYVMIRDNLKIEVFSLLRLSKQAQENNVPQQDLIGHWESIVERLSSYLNLMKANNTPPFLVSKLITQIFFFINLQLLNSILLSDDCRYFVNGEYVETGLAKLKNWCIEATDEYAGSAWDELSHIRQAAGFLQAIIQKQEMTLDKITRELCPVLSIRQLYRISAMYFDDIYDMSSVSSDVISSMMIRLIDDLTDGVRSDSLLEDDLSIPFTVEDLSKSTEQGDVNDIDTLALIHENPSFSFLLTCGEGSSS, from the exons ATGCCTACACAG GAAGCTCCAGTAGATAAGGTGACTTCGGTATTAGTTAAGGATACTGAAAAAATCTTTTCATTGACTTCAGAGGTGGAGGCTCTACAG CTTGGTGTCACTCAGGAAAATCAGGAACTACTAGTCACGTGCATCTCACAAAACCTTGGCTTTGCTGGAGGCAACCCTGTTGCTGCATGTCTCATTTACAAATGTCTCCTTCACTGGAGATCATTTGAACTCGAAGAAACAAACATCTTTGACCGTATCATTCAAACAATAGCTTCGGCCATTGAA GTACCAGATAACAACCAAGTTTTGGCGTATTGGTTATCTAATTCAACCATGTTACTTAAGCTACTGCAGCACACATTCACAAGTGCTGCAATACCAGAGTCCAGA GGATGCATGGGAGGCGGTGTTGTCTCTTCTTTGGATAGACAAATGCAAGTTGAAGCAAAGTACCCAGCAACTCTTTTCAAGCAGCAGCTTATTGGATTCCTAGAGAAGATGTATGTTATGATCAGAGATAATCTGAAGATTGAGGTCTTTTCTCTTCTCCGGTTATCTAAACAG GCGCAAGAAAACAATGTTCCTCAACAAGATTTGATTGGTCACTGGGAAAGTATTGTGGAAAGGCTAAGCAGTTACTTGAATCTAATGAAAGCAAACAAT ACTCCACCATTCCTGGTCAGCAAATTAATCACACAAatattcttcttcatcaatcttCAGCTCCTAAACAG TATTCTCCTAAGCGATGACTGTCGCTATTTTGTCAACGGGGAGTACGTTGAAACAGGTTTGGCTAAACTAAAAAATTGGTGTATAGAGGCTACTGATGAA tatgcTGGTTCAGCTTGGGATGAGTTGAGTCATATCAGACAGGCAGCTGGATTCTTGCAG GCCATTATTCAAAAGCAGGAAATGACCTTAGACAAAATAACAAGAGAACTCTGTCCG GTGCTAAGTATACGGCAGCTATACAGAATCAGTGCTATGTACTTTGATGACATTTATGACATGAGCAGCGTTTCTTCAGAT GTTATTTCAAGCATGATGATTAGATTGATAGATGACTTGACCGATGGTGTACGGAGTGACTCTCTTTTGGAGGACGACTTGAG CATTCCATTCACCGTAGAggatttatcaaaatcaacGGAACAAGGGGATGTAAACGACATTGATACTCTTGCATTGATCCATGAAAACCCAAGTTTCAGCTTCTTGCTCACTTGTGGAGAAGGCAGTTCATCATAA
- the LOC106444078 gene encoding MOB kinase activator-like 1A isoform X3, which produces MILIHQSKSELMIHHFGHFLLLFGCRYEYRWADGIAIKKPITVSAPEYVGYLMNWIATQIDNGTIFPQTPEATFPSNFKDFVKVILKRLFRVYAHIYHCHFQKVVNLKEEAHLNTCFEHLVLFTSEYQLIDEAEMEPLKELVGKVLKP; this is translated from the exons ATGATTCTTATCCATCAATCCAAATCTGAGTTGATGATACatcattttggtcattttcttcttctttttggttgCAGATATGAGTATAGATGGGCAGATGGGATCGCTATTAAGAAGCCAATAACGGTTTCTGCTCCTGAATACGTTGGGTATCTCATGAACTGGATTGCAACTCAGATCGATAACGGAACCATCTTTCCGCAAACACCTG aagcaacaTTCCCATCGAATTTTAAGGACTTCGTGAAGGTGATTTTGAAGAGGCTGTTTAGGGTTTATGCACACATCTATCATTGTCACTTTCAGAAGGTTGTGAATCTCAAGGAAgaagctcatctcaacacttgcTTCGAACATCTTGTTCTCTTCACATCT GAGTATCAGTTGATTGATGAAGCAGAGATGGAGCCTCTTAAAGAGCTCGTGGGAAAAGTTTTGAAACCATAG
- the LOC106444078 gene encoding MOB kinase activator-like 1A isoform X1, translated as MNVSGLPCCVNQRSTFRPKKRKHHPSGSNVSGLSISDHVVEKPFTATLMSYNLREAVKLPYGEDINQWLAIHTIDFYNHVNVLYATLKEFCTTTTCPIMNAGSLYEYRWADGIAIKKPITVSAPEYVGYLMNWIATQIDNGTIFPQTPEATFPSNFKDFVKVILKRLFRVYAHIYHCHFQKVVNLKEEAHLNTCFEHLVLFTSEYQLIDEAEMEPLKELVGKVLKP; from the exons ATGAATGTATCGGGCTTACCCTGCTG TGTAAATCAGAGGTCGACATTTCGACCAAAGAAGAGGAAGCATCATCCATCAGGGAGCAATGTCAGTGGACTGAGTATTAGTGATCATGTGGTTGAAAAACCATTCACAGCGACTCTCATGAGTTACAACCTCAGAGAAGCCGTGAAACTACCTTATGGTGAAGACATTAACCAGTGGTTGGCCATTCACA CCATAGATTTCTACAACCATGTAAACGTTTTGTACGCTACTCTCAAAGAGTTCTGCACAACCACCACTTGCCCTATCATGAATGCTGGATCCTT ATATGAGTATAGATGGGCAGATGGGATCGCTATTAAGAAGCCAATAACGGTTTCTGCTCCTGAATACGTTGGGTATCTCATGAACTGGATTGCAACTCAGATCGATAACGGAACCATCTTTCCGCAAACACCTG aagcaacaTTCCCATCGAATTTTAAGGACTTCGTGAAGGTGATTTTGAAGAGGCTGTTTAGGGTTTATGCACACATCTATCATTGTCACTTTCAGAAGGTTGTGAATCTCAAGGAAgaagctcatctcaacacttgcTTCGAACATCTTGTTCTCTTCACATCT GAGTATCAGTTGATTGATGAAGCAGAGATGGAGCCTCTTAAAGAGCTCGTGGGAAAAGTTTTGAAACCATAG
- the LOC106444078 gene encoding MOB kinase activator-like 1A isoform X2 has translation MNVSGLPCCVNQRSTFRPKKRKHHPSGSNVSGLSISDHVVEKPFTATLMSYNLREAVKLPYGEDINQWLAIHTIDFYNHVNVLYATLKEFCTTTTCPIMNAGSLYEYRWADGIAIKKPITVSAPEYVGYLMNWIATQIDNGTIFPQTPGTC, from the exons ATGAATGTATCGGGCTTACCCTGCTG TGTAAATCAGAGGTCGACATTTCGACCAAAGAAGAGGAAGCATCATCCATCAGGGAGCAATGTCAGTGGACTGAGTATTAGTGATCATGTGGTTGAAAAACCATTCACAGCGACTCTCATGAGTTACAACCTCAGAGAAGCCGTGAAACTACCTTATGGTGAAGACATTAACCAGTGGTTGGCCATTCACA CCATAGATTTCTACAACCATGTAAACGTTTTGTACGCTACTCTCAAAGAGTTCTGCACAACCACCACTTGCCCTATCATGAATGCTGGATCCTT ATATGAGTATAGATGGGCAGATGGGATCGCTATTAAGAAGCCAATAACGGTTTCTGCTCCTGAATACGTTGGGTATCTCATGAACTGGATTGCAACTCAGATCGATAACGGAACCATCTTTCCGCAAACACCTGGTACCTGTTAA